In the Cherax quadricarinatus isolate ZL_2023a chromosome 96, ASM3850222v1, whole genome shotgun sequence genome, one interval contains:
- the LOC138855489 gene encoding uncharacterized protein — MAAQCHRKPGQREQMPTPVDQQLGPVVQETDAAERQASCSWSEEVDKAEVETDSCATLPVGTWPKQTTNDDGEPVMQQDVMLDEVLNTFLSEVEGSLHDEQRGCSLEETTVSSGRGKTVCNEGKKQTVVAEVHRACMEEVTCGDGGSRKRAAGTSDMEDVLTPGQRPGKKSWKPKLDLPESGCSGAEVLKGSKDKGGDWTDKVTNGALVSSQVTRVPFQGGGASRLYCHNSWL, encoded by the coding sequence atggcagcccaatgccataggaaaccaggacagagggaacagatgCCAACACCGGTAGATCAGCAGTTGGGTCCTGTGGTGCAGGAGACAGATGCGGCCGAAAGGCAGGCATCGtgcagttggagtgaggaagtggataaaGCAGAGGTGGAGACGGACTCATGTGCTACGTTACCTGTGGGGACGTGGCCTAAGCAGACGACGAACGATGACGGTGAGCCTGTAATGCAACAAGATGTAAtgctggatgaggttttgaataCCTTCCTGAGTGAAGTGGAGGGGAGTCTGCATGATGAGCAGCGTGGATGCTCATTGGAGGAGACTACAGTCTCATCGGGACGTGGGAAGACCGTGTGCAATGAGGGGAAGAAGCAAacggtagtggctgaggtgcacAGAGCGTGCATGGAAGAGGTTACATGTGGAGACGGAGGTTCACGCAAGAGAGcagctgggacgtctgatatggaAGACGTCTTAACGCCAGGGCAGAGACCTGGAAAGAAGTCTTGGAAGCCCAAGTTGGATCTCCCGGAGAGTGGGTGTAGCGGTGCTGAAGTACTGAAAGGTTCAAAGGATAAGGGGGGGGACTGGACAGACAAGGTGACAAACGGGGCTCTAGTCAGCAGCCAGGTCACGCGGGTGCCATTCCAAGGCGGCGGGGCAAGCCGCCTTTACTGTCATAATTCATGGTTGTAA